In Limibacter armeniacum, a single window of DNA contains:
- a CDS encoding mechanosensitive ion channel domain-containing protein, producing the protein MSTTDIQIILTALALGLSLLLRFLTRRLIGTYVERHNYSLKRQTYVRKTSDFLLFVLTITIVAIIWEVSFHGLSVYFVSFFTVIGVAFFASWSILSNITASLVLFFNYPFKIGEKIRIQDGDNSIEGEVIDINLFNVRILDERGNQVSYPNNLAVQKPIINIRLDAPEDSYDEMGHNL; encoded by the coding sequence ATGAGTACTACCGACATTCAGATTATACTTACAGCTTTGGCTTTAGGGCTGTCACTTTTATTAAGGTTTTTAACCCGAAGATTAATCGGCACTTATGTCGAAAGGCACAACTATTCCCTCAAAAGGCAAACATACGTCCGCAAGACAAGTGATTTTCTTCTATTTGTCTTGACTATAACGATAGTAGCTATTATCTGGGAAGTCTCCTTCCATGGTCTGTCCGTATATTTTGTTTCTTTTTTCACCGTAATAGGTGTAGCATTCTTTGCTTCATGGTCAATATTAAGCAATATCACAGCTTCTTTGGTACTGTTTTTCAACTACCCTTTTAAAATTGGAGAAAAAATCAGAATTCAGGATGGGGATAACTCAATTGAAGGGGAAGTAATTGACATCAACCTTTTCAACGTCAGGATTCTTGATGAGCGTGGCAATCAGGTTTCATATCCAAATAACTTGGCAGTCCAGAAACCTATCATCAATATTAGGCTTGATGCCCCTGAAGATTCATATGATGAAATGGGACACAACCTGTAA
- the corA gene encoding magnesium/cobalt transporter CorA: MQTSPQIQLINYSRENYTELQTDSTEEIVNSLNQNGGLVHWVNIQTLDRHVVKAAEKIFKFHQLTTEDILNTNHLPKLDVFEDHCFLIMKIFTYSEGKKRFDYEHVGVLLFEDSLLLLQEYPGDIFDTVRLKIKEGSGSIRKGKSDYLFYVLIDTLVDHYLEIMEEMRERAERMENSLLEGEDSVTLNEIIKMKRQMNRMRKFTFPLITEVKKIKTEPPSFFDKSTLTYMEDVFDHLYLLNTNFEYLRERLMDLINLYHYKLSENTNQVMKVLTVVSTIFIPITFVAGLYGMNFQDMPELGWKYGYPAAMGVMAAIAGGMIYYMRRKGWM; the protein is encoded by the coding sequence ATGCAAACTTCACCTCAGATTCAATTAATAAATTATAGCCGCGAAAACTATACGGAGCTTCAGACTGATAGCACCGAAGAAATTGTCAACTCACTCAATCAGAACGGAGGATTGGTGCATTGGGTGAATATCCAGACCTTGGATAGACATGTGGTTAAGGCTGCTGAAAAGATCTTCAAGTTCCATCAACTGACTACAGAGGATATTCTAAATACCAATCACTTACCCAAGTTGGATGTATTTGAAGACCATTGTTTCCTGATTATGAAAATCTTTACCTATTCTGAAGGGAAGAAAAGGTTTGACTATGAGCATGTTGGTGTATTGCTGTTTGAAGACAGCCTTTTGCTGCTTCAGGAATATCCGGGAGATATTTTTGATACGGTAAGACTAAAGATCAAAGAGGGGAGTGGCAGTATCCGAAAAGGTAAGTCAGATTATCTGTTCTATGTGCTAATAGATACTTTGGTAGATCATTACCTCGAGATTATGGAAGAAATGAGGGAACGCGCTGAGCGGATGGAAAACAGTCTGCTGGAAGGGGAGGATTCTGTTACGCTGAACGAGATTATCAAGATGAAGCGGCAGATGAACCGTATGCGAAAGTTTACTTTTCCACTTATTACAGAGGTTAAAAAGATCAAGACAGAGCCTCCAAGCTTTTTTGATAAGTCCACACTCACTTATATGGAAGATGTCTTTGACCATCTTTACTTGTTGAACACGAACTTTGAGTACTTGCGAGAGCGACTGATGGACTTGATCAACCTGTATCATTATAAGCTAAGCGAAAACACCAACCAGGTAATGAAAGTACTTACCGTGGTTTCAACGATTTTTATTCCGATCACTTTTGTGGCAGGTCTGTATGGAATGAATTTCCAAGATATGCCTGAGCTTGGATGGAAGTATGGCTATCCAGCCGCAATGGGAGTGATGGCTGCTATTGCGGGAGGAATGATCTACTATATGAGGCGCAAAGGTTGGATGTAA
- a CDS encoding YwbE family protein, whose amino-acid sequence MDGTVRKNIKEGMLVRVVQKQDQRTGELTEGIVKAILTKSPNHPHGIKVRLDDGTVGRVKEIVEDDF is encoded by the coding sequence GTGGACGGAACTGTAAGAAAAAATATCAAGGAAGGAATGCTCGTCAGAGTTGTTCAGAAACAGGATCAAAGAACAGGCGAGCTGACTGAAGGAATTGTAAAAGCAATCCTGACCAAATCACCCAACCACCCTCATGGCATCAAGGTAAGACTGGACGATGGTACTGTAGGCAGGGTAAAGGAAATAGTAGAAGATGATTTTTAG